In the genome of Fusarium fujikuroi IMI 58289 draft genome, chromosome FFUJ_chr02, one region contains:
- a CDS encoding alkb-like alkylated dna repair protein, whose protein sequence is MASANLTEIDAHEQPSDEMRAEWKSYMRQDHKSLLSDPRIDDPRAPFEESGFCQVSSLSKEQVAKSFAHLNPEFALQVEKDVPVIHHPLIPGLLILPSLVPENVQQDLLDRLIHRDLSVQNHQTNLHLHYNLPYPQGKDDNERSFFSISPETPASFLPKDPSVHKPLSIKQVMQRKLHWVTLGGQYDWTNRVYPEELPPQFPDDISHMLQGLFPETIAQAAILNFYTPGDTMMMHRDVSEETDKGLISLSFGCDGLFMIAPNDFKQASQNETPSEKQYLLLRLRSGDAIYMTQDSRYAWHGVPKVLKDTCPSYLEDWPARGDEKFADWRGWMKNKRINLNVRQMRD, encoded by the exons ATGGCATCAGCAAACCTTACTGAGATCGACGCCCACGAGCAGCCATCTGATGAGATGCGCGCTGAGTGGAAGAGCTACATGCGTCAAGATCACAAAAGTCTGCTCAGCGACCCTCGAATCGATGACCCTCGCGCTCCCTTTGAAGAGTCTGGTTTCTGTCAAGTCTCGAGTCTTTCGAAAGAGCAGGTTGCAAAAAGTTTCGCTCACCTCAACCCTGAGTTTGCCTTACAGGTCGAGAAGGATGTTCCAGTTATACACCACCCTTTAATACCAG GCCTGTTGATTCTTCCTTCACTTGTGCCCGAGAACGTGCAACAGGATTTACTGGATCGTCTGATCCATCGTGATCTCAGTGTCCAGAACCACCAGACCAACCTACATCTACACTACAACCTTCCATACCCACAAGGGAAGGACGACAATGAACGGTCATTCTTCTCTATCAGTCCAGAAACACCGGCATCATTTCTCCCAAAGGACCCCAGCGTTCATAAGCCACTGTCAATCAAGCAGGTTATGCAGCGAAAACTGCACTGGGTAACGCTTGGAGGCCAGTACGACTGGACCAACCGTGTTTACCCCGAGGAATTGCCTCCCCAGTTTCCCGATGATATCTCACACATGCTTCAGGGCCTGTTCCCCGAAACTATTGCCCAAGCAGCCATTCTCAACTTCTACACGCCAGGCGATACTATGATGATGCACCGAGATGTCAGCGAGGAGACAGACAAGGGACTTATCAGTTTGAGTTTCGGCTGTGATGGGCTCTTCATGATTGCACCGAATGACTTTAAACAAGCCTCTCAAAATGAAACACCAAGCGAAAAACAGTATCTGCTCTTGAGGCTCAGATCTGGGGATGCCATCTACATGACCCAGGACTCGAGATATGCCTGGCATGGAGTGCCCAAAGTGCTGAAGGATACATGCCCAAGTTATCTTGAAGATTGGCCAGCCCGAGGCGATGAGAAATTTGCGGATTGGCGAGGATGGATGAAAAACAAGAGAATCAACCTGAATGTCAGGCAAATGCGAGATTAG
- a CDS encoding related to ubiquitin-protein ligase encodes MTPDAVRPRDNSIELTADLDLLAGLWQEAPFARLPPDAPPDLMAYVQNVENPARVYAIHQASRRHGFQLLVERYILQLRSGCENVNCATPTCFTCRRRLAGRAPIRRYNTTSARTLAIYLASQDDPEKGLCPFLRKSREPAAAFGNLIFSTRSSSSSHPDHNRASAATLPSARKERISRPRALSLSSQDVPACPTDDPSDPISPIRHASKPAAACTPHLSDRDCDLVSQIRVIEAPMSKDHRSFAANLFGTVTFKMLEWLTPRSVAAMATKISNLDSAGDFDLPQGPASLARTTAGSDIQSTAPEESDTTASTTVAVQPHATDMNETSFIPKPPKPSNGSLSKSRKNSASKHRRRSTDSNNTTKSGDKVKSTKASQVNSTLHEKSVRPRHNKSLSGRGIPEVSLKPGFFENVTKPSAQSLSPASPSTLAHAEPFGESRSKDDANCGHLRINNSQRTKNLDIALPDISSHSLENILPQALSQLDVNLVDFICDIYEEDGTAQSVIASASDATHPYPRPVNQRKPLRRQSMSRTTRSRKQWQRFNDQTLFNVLMDPQVIVQSFTHDRKLYDSQTLWYCFHRLSRVACNLVFHSLWLAAGRLFVPPQDSRSHNSIKDNDSRLQKHKGSLSDVDAGYLMSICMHALVAAAPAVQDSRTLYEMSRVRSNGLTLAGRSAMARQSSSRCLDYDDAFSNDLAIRLARRLFCAITARRHFSDKMDNAGPLNETENNKVDILQPLVDQLDFLSTGSAAILEFPQSERLLHETRVPTVLLDWARTILLNEWDGRADFTMDGPFGGALSFIETLHANRNLLLLGDIQFRVDYLSERLDSIEMPVDWLAFNSTRWRRHILDYPYIFSPDTLVSFFRSINFARMSRMFEESSSLKTRMSAIVDPGSLITNPHHKMVLQDLLRTASSKYLVLEIGRSNVARDAFDQLWRREKRELLHPLKVHLGENSGEEGFDSGGVQQEFFRLAIAECLDPQYGAFTVDERTRMAWFTPGSLTEDWKYELVGLLMSLALYNGLTLPITFPRALYRKLLGKPVEELHHIADGWPDLASGLTTLLEWDEKDGLVEDIFARTYEFSVESLGTVVTRDMRMDEQADWPKAASSSCDIAPPHMDNPDDAPLVTNENRDDYIIDYIRHLTDVSIRRQYLAFEQGFNSCLDRKSLSLLSPSTLQSLVEGVQEIDISELKRYARYVGWDASHRTIKDFWSIVKRYDERMKQRLLEFVTSSDRVPVGGMKNLQFVIQKNGEEDGAGGHLPTAYTCYGTLLLPEYKDKEVLRERLGMALENAQGFGFA; translated from the exons ATGACGCCCGATGCCGTTCGTCCCCGGGACAATTCCATCGAACTCACGGCAGATCTAGATCTTCTCGCCGGGCTATGGCAAGAAGCGCCATTTGCACGTCTGCCCCCCGACGCGCCCCCTGACCTCATGGCCTATGTTCAGAACGTTGAGAACCCAGCGCGAGTCTATGCGATCCATCAAGCGAGTCGCCGCCATGGTTTCCAGCTTCTTGTGGAGAG ATACATCTTGCAACTTCGATCAGGTTGTGAAAATGTCAATTGCGCCACTCCCACTTGCTTCACATGCAGGCGCCGCTTGGCAGGCCGGGCGCCCATCCGAAGGTATAACACGACAAGTGCCAGGACATTGGCGATATATTTAGCAAGCCAGGACGATCCGGAGAAAGGATTATGTCCGTTCCTCCGTAAATCTCGCGAGCCGGCGGCGGCTTTTGGCAACTTAATTTTCTCTACGcggtcatcctcgtcttcgcaTCCGGACCATAACAGAGCAAGCGCCGCCACCTTGCCAAGTGCACGCAAGGAACGGATCTCTAGACCACGAGCACTCTCGTTATCATCCCAAGATGTCCCTGCTTGCCCAACGGACGACCCAAGCGACCCGATCTCTCCGATCCGGCATGCAAGTAAGCCAGCCGCAGCATGCACCCCACATCTGAGCGATCGCGACTGCGACTTGGTCTCTCAGATCCGTGTAATCGAGGCGCCCATGAGCAAGGATCACCGTTCATTCGCCGCGAATCTCTTTGGGACCGTAACTTTTAAGATGCTCGAATGGTTGACACCGCGAAGTGTCGCTGCAATGGCGACAAAAATCAGTAATCTCGATTCAGCGGGGGATTTTGACCTTCCCCAAGGTCCAGCAAGCTTAGCCAGAACTACCGCAGGCTCGGATATTCAAAGTACTGCTCCTGAAGAGTCAGATACAACAGCTTCGACGACCGTAGCTGTGCAACCGCATGCGACTGACATGAATGAGACCTCATTCATACCAAAACCGCCAAAACCCAGTAACGGGTCACTATCAAAGTCACGAAAGAACTCTGCGTCAAAGCACAGGCGACGATCTACTGACTCGAACAATACCACCAAATCTGGGGACAAAGTAAAGTCAACTAAAGCGTCTCAGGTAAACAGCACCTTGCACGAGAAATCTGTGCGACCTAGACACAATAAGAGTTTGTCTGGACGGGGCATCCCAGAAGTGTCTTTGAAACCAGGGTTTTTCGAAAATGTTACAAAACCTTCGGCGCAGTCCCTTTCACCCGCAAGTCCATCAACTTTGGCACATGCCGAGCCTTTTGGTGAGTCCAGGTCGAAAGACGATGCAAATTGTGGCCATCTCAGAATTAATAATTCTCAACGGACGAAAAATCTTGACATAGCACTACCGGACATCTCATCCCACAGTCTGGAAAACATCCTGCCTCAAGCTCTCTCACAGCTCGATGTTAATCTCGTTGACTTCATTTGTGACATTTacgaagaagacggaacAGCACAGTCAGTTATAGCCTCCGCCTCCGACGCAACTCATCCATACCCACGACCCGTGAACCAGCGAAAGCCTCTACGACGTCAATCTATGTCGCGTACAACTAGGTCTAGAAAACAGTGGCAACGTTTTAATGACCAGACGCTTTTCAACGTTCTCATGGATCCGCAAGTCATCGTTCAATCGTTTACTCACGACAGAAAACTCTACGATTCTCAGACACTCTGGTACTGTTTTCATCGATTAAGCCGCGTCGCATGTAATCTTGTATTTCACAGTCTCTGGCTAGCTGCCGGGCGCTTGTTTGTTCCTCCGCAAGATTCGAGGTCACACAATTCCATCAAGGACAATGACTCAAGATTACAGAAGCACAAGGGGTCTCTATCCGATGTTGACGCCGGTTATTTGATGTCGATctgcatgcatgcattggTAGCCGCAGCTCCAGCTGTTCAGGATTCGAGAACACTATATGAGATGTCCCGCGTCCGCTCAAATGGACTGACCCTCGCCGGCCGGAGCGCCATGGCTCGGCAATCTTCGTCTCGATGTTTAGATTATGATGATGCATTCTCAAACGACTTGGCTATCAGACTTGCCCGTAGGCTATTTTGCGCCATTACAGCCAGACGGCACTTTTCTGACAAGATGGACAACGCTGGCCCCTTGAATGAGACCGAAAACAACAAGGTTGATATTTTGCAACCTTTAGTTGACCAGCTCGATTTTCTCAGTACAGGCTCAGCGGCGATTCTGGAATTCCCACAATCAGAGCGGCTCTTGCATGAGACTCGAGTGCCAACTGTACTTCTAGATTGGGCACGCACCATATTACTCAACGAATGGGACGGTCGAGCCGATTTTACCATGGACGGACCATTTGGGGGAGCTTTATCGTTCATCGAGACCCTAC ATGCCAACCGaaatcttctccttcttggggaTATCCAATTTCGAGTCGATTATCTTTCGGAGCGTCTAGATTCGATCGAGATGCCTGTGGACTGGTTAGCGTTCAATTCGACACGCTGGCGACGACACATCCTGGACTATCCTTACATTTTCAGCCCCGACACgcttgtttctttctttcggTCCATCAATTTTGCCCGGATGAGTCGTATGTTCGAAGAGTCGAGTTCGTTAAAAACTCGCATGAGTGCTATTGTCGATCCCGGTAGTCTCATTACTAACCCCCACCACAAGATGGTTTTACAAGATCTTTTGAGAACAGCTTCATCGAAATACCTAGTTCTCGAAATCGGCAGGAGTAATGTCGCCCGAGATGCCTTCGACCAGCTTTGGAGACGAGAGAAACGGGAGCTCCTTCACCCGCTGAAGGTGCACTTGGGGGAGAATAGTGGCGAAGAGGGTTTTGATTCTGGAGGTGTCCAGCAAGAGTTTTTCCGATTGGCAATTGCCGAGTGCCTCGATCCCCAATATGGTGCTTTCACTGTTGACGAACGAACACGCATGGCATGGTTCACCCCTGGGTCATTGACCGAAGATTGGAAGTACGAACTAGTGGGGCTTCTGATGTCGCTCGCCTTGTACAATGGCCTGACGCTGCCCATCACTTTTCCGAGGGCCCTTTATCGGAAGCTGCTGGGCAAAccggttgaagagcttcacCATATCGCCGATGGTTGGCCAGATTTGGCAAGCGGGCTAACAACATTACTGGAGTGGGATGAAAAAGATGGCCTCGTTGAGGACATTTTTGCCCGCACGTACGAATTTTCAGTTGAATCTCTCGGTACCGTTGTGACACGAGATATGAGGATGGACGAGCAAGCGGACTGGCCCAAGGCAGCCTCAAGTTCCTGTGATATTGCACCACCACACATGGATAACCCAGATGACGCTCCCCTTGTTACCAACGAAAATCGGGACGACTACATCATCGATTACATCCGTCACCTCACGGATGTTTCCATTCGACGACAGTATCTTGCTTTCGAGCAAGGGTTCAATTCTTGCCTCGACAGAAAGTCACTCTCGCTCCTGAGCCCATCAACCTTGCAGTCACTCGTTGAGGGTGTTCAAGAAATTGACATCAGCGAATTGAAGCGGTACGCGCGCTACGTGGGCTGGGATGCTTCGCATCGTACCATTAAAGACTTCTGGTCTATCGTCAAGAGGTACGACGAGAGAATGAAACAACGCCTTCTGGAATTTGTGACATCGTCTGACCGTGTTCCTGTCGGCGGCATGAAGAATCTGCAATTTGTGATACAAAAAAatggtgaagaagatggcgcgGGTGGACACTTACCGACAGCATATACCTGTTATGGCACACTTCTTCTACCGGagtataaagataaagaggTGTTAAGAGAGCGGCTTGGGATGGCACTTGAGAATGCTCAAGGATTTGGCTTTGCTTAA
- a CDS encoding related to YBR267w: protein MASVQASGAASHPYTCNTCQVAYRNIDLQKGHMKSDWHRYNLKRRVASLPPISSDVFTEKVLQARAVSSAEADKAYFERVCDICERTYYSENAFQNHLSSQKHKTKEASSGQTVSGRADDETTSIVSSTFSLGEPIAPSQGEVDSDAEEEFSHVVEGLQKASITEQRPSPVKRPSHPQPSVANAAQGNNDDNRASNSATPMPVPATQDPDMTLESCLFCNYTSPTISLNIHHMERFHGMFIPEKKYLVDIDGLLKQLQYKIREHHQCLYCDKFKSSMFGIQTHMRDTGHCKIPYETERDQLEIGDFYDFRSTYSDDEEMSDDGSVVNETSGGAKLGARRPSKLTGEDGAEVEEGEGADGWETDSSESSLDSADLTAVPAEGHIHQFERLDKHPHHSRQDPRQRHQADGWHSHAHKPTRAVFYDDYELHLPTGKSVGHRSLNKYFRQNLHSHPSPEERAERLAIESAETEQQGSTSDGQLVERETGSRSRKMVPRGMAGMVGAPEQQKRRARRAEERGRTLEQVHTKQRDLAYGKKHNNHKNYYYREMGGG, encoded by the exons ATGGCGAGTGTCCAGGCGTCCGGTGCAGCCTCGCACCCATACACCTGCAACACCTGCCAAGTTGCGTATCGCAACATCGATCTGCAGAAGGGGCACATGAAAAGTGATTGGCA TCGATACAACCTCAAACGCCGGGTTGCCTCGCTGCCTCCCATTTCTTCCGATGTCTTCACTGAGAAGGTTCTGCAGGCAAGGGCGGTGTCAAGCGCTGAAGCAGACAAAGCCTACTTCGAACGTGTATGTGACATCTGCGAGAGGACATACTACAGCGAGAATGCATTCCAGAACCACCTGTCGAGCCAGAagcacaagaccaaggaggcCAGTAGTGGACAGACTGTTTCTGGTCGAGCTGACGACGAAACAACCTCGATCGTCAGCTCTACGTTCTCTCTTGGCGAACCTATCGCACCTAGCCAAGGAGAGGTTGATTCCGACGCCGAGGAAGAATTCagccatgttgttgaaggcCTCCAGAAGGCGAGCATTACCGAGCAAAGGCCATCTCCTGTCAAGCGTCCCTCCCACCCCCAGCCCTCAGTCGCAAACGCTGCACAAGGCAATAACGACGACAACAGGGCCTCCAACTCAGCCACGCCCATGCCCGTTCCTGCTACTCAGGATCCTGACATGACACTGGAATCATGCTTGTTCTGCAACTATACCTCTCCAACCATTTCTCTCAACATACATCATATGGAACGCTTTCATGGCATGTTCATCCCTGAGAAGAAGTatcttgttgatatcgacgGCTTGCTCAAGCAACTCCAATATAAAATCCGAGAGCACCACCAGTGCCTGTACTGTGATAAGTTTAAATCGTCCATGTTTGGGATTCAGACACACATGCGCGATACAGGCCACTGCAAGATCCCCTACGAGACTGAGCGTGACCAGCTTGAGATTGGGGATTTCTATGATTTCAGGAGCACCtactctgatgatgaggagatgagtgACGATGGCTCGGTTGTGAACGAGACAAGTGGAGGGGCGAAGCTCGGGGCACGTCGTCCTTCTAAACTCACAGGAGAGGATGGAGCCGAGGTTGAGGAAGGCGAAGGGGCAGACGGTTGGGAGACGGATAGTTCAGAATCGTCTTTGGACTCAGCAGATCTTACTGCCGTACCGGCTGAAGGTCACATCCACCAGTTCGAACGCCTCGATAAGCACCCACATCACTCGCGACAAGATCCGAGACAAAGACACCAAGCGGATGGCTGGCATTCTCACGCCCACAAACCTACGCGTGCCGTCTTTTATGACGATTACGAACTTCACCTCCCTACCGGCAAGTCAGTTGGTCATCGTTCGTTGAACAAGTACTTCCGACAGAATCTGCATAGCCACCCCTCGCCCGAGGAGCGAGCGGAGAGATTGGCGATTGAAAGCGCCGAGACCGAGCAACAAGGTTCGACTTCCGATGGTCAGCTCGTTGAGAGGGAAACTGGGTCTAGATCCCGTAAAATGGTACCGCGCGGAATGGCGGGCATGGTTGGCGCTCCAGAACAACAAAAGAGGCGAGCTCGCCGTGCAGAAGAACGAGGAAGAACCCTAGAGCAGGTTCACACAAAGCAAAGGGACTTGGCCTATGGAAAGAAACACAATAACCATAAGAACTACTACTATCGTGAGATGGGTGGAGGTTGA